A window of Ictidomys tridecemlineatus isolate mIctTri1 chromosome 15, mIctTri1.hap1, whole genome shotgun sequence contains these coding sequences:
- the Hsbp1 gene encoding heat shock factor-binding protein 1: MAETDPKTVQDLTSVVQTLLQQMQDKFQTMSDQIIGRIDDMSSRIDDLEKNIADLMTQAGVEELEGENKIPATQKS, encoded by the exons ATGGCCGAGACTGACCCCAAGACCGTGCAGGACCTCACCTCGGTG GTGCAGACACTCCTGCAGCAGATGCAAGATAAATTTCAGACCATGTCCGACCAGATCATTGGAAGAA TTGATGATATGAGTAGTCGCATTGATGATCTGGAGAAAAACATCGCAGACCTCATGACACAGGCTGGGGTGGAAGAACTGGAAGGAGAAAACAAGATACCTGCCACACAAAAGAGTTGA